The Vulpes vulpes isolate BD-2025 chromosome 8, VulVul3, whole genome shotgun sequence genome has a window encoding:
- the MAL gene encoding myelin and lymphocyte protein: protein MAPAAASGGSSLPSGFSVFTTFPDLLFIFEFIFGGLVWILIASSLVPIPLVQGWVMFVSVFCFIATTALLVLYIIGAHGGETSWVILDAAYHCIAALFYLSASVLEALATIGMQEGYTYKQYHENISAVVFSYVATLLYVVHAVFSLIRWKSS from the exons ATGGCCCCAGCAGCGGCGTCGGGGGGCAGCAGCCTGCCCAGCGGCTTCTCCGTCTTCACCACCTTCCCGGACCTGCTCTTCATCTTCGAGTTT aTCTTCGGGGGCCTGGTGTGGATCTTGATTGCCTCGTCCCTGGTGCCCATCCCCCTGGTCCAGGGCTGGGTGATGTTTGTGTCTGTGTTCTGCTTCATAGCCACCACAGCCCTGCTTGTCCTGTACATAATTGGTGCCCACGGCGGGGAGACTTCCTGGGTCATCCTG GACGCAGCCTACCACTGTATCGCTGCCCTGTTTTACCTCAGCGCCTCTGTGCTGGAAGCTTTGGCCACCATTGGGATGCAGGAGGGCTACACCTACAAACAGTACCACGAGAACATCTCTGCAGTG GTGTTTTCATATGTGGCCACTCTGCTGTACGTGGTCCATGCAGTGTTTTCTTTAATCAGATGGAAGTCTTCATAA